Proteins co-encoded in one Acidobacteriota bacterium genomic window:
- a CDS encoding TAT-variant-translocated molybdopterin oxidoreductase, whose amino-acid sequence MSSPASNTNFASLRDRILSQNGKEYWRSLEEHADTPEFRKFISEEYPHEIEEWDNSLSRRNFVKVMGASLALAGLSGCVIQPPEKIVPYVRPVEGQLPGKANFFATAMSLGGVATGLLAKSYEGRPVKIEGNPDHPGSRGATDILAQASILGMYDPDRSQEITYRGNPKTWESFMVEFRTSIEQNRADGGSGVRFLTETVTSPTLIDQFAKVKTELPNSKWVQYEPVNQDNALAGAKLAFGSPVQTVYKFEKAERILSLDADIFSGFNVAYIKDFAAGRAFSEEKKEINRLYSVETTITITGAKADHRLAVKPSQFGEIAKAIAKALGVAGANSTYTENAAWIAAMAKDLLAHKGKSLVVAGDNQPPVVHALAHAMNAALGNAGETVTYIEPLAPGSDKSQLDQLRELIADIDAGKVKMLVILGGNPVYNTPSDLKLSPERMKKAGTTVHLGQHFDETAEQCYWHVGEKHFLEGWSDARAYDGTASIVQPLIAPLYDGKNVHEVVQLFFKENFDKKDHDIVKEYWQKTDIKPAAAVAAKTEAKAEPKAEGKEEPKADAKASETTKPAEPAKKEAPKAAATPAAVPAAGAPKNFEDNWRKAVHDGVIPNTAAAPKSVTATTSFLSQAESKPAGSGTVEITILPDPSVYDGRFANNGWLQELANPLNKVTWENVALVSPRTAAKLGVNTKNDPREFAGGAQGTSFINTKGGNSFSDVVTITYQGAEIKDGVPMWVAPGQPDDVITIYMGYGRTRAGKIGTGLGYNAFDVRRSDAMNFGFGDIKKRNEQANVASTQIHFNMEGRDLLRIWDVEEFEKDPMMGHQHDEYPKSMYPYEQHQAVYDKNHKWGMSIDLNSCVGCNACVLACQSENNIPVVGKEQVSRSREMNWMRVDAYYSGDINDIDGPHFQPVLCQQCEQAPCEVVCPVHATVHSAEGLNDMVYNRCVGTRYCSNNCPYKVRRFNFLLYQDWNTPQYKLMRNPEVSIRSRGVMEKCTYCTQRISAARIEAEKDGRKVRDGEVVTACQSACPTGAIIFGDLHDPESKVSKAKKDHRDYILLNELNTQPRTTYLAGLKNQNKEMPDYKAPDPKKHVEGPKAETKTGGEGH is encoded by the coding sequence ATGTCGAGCCCAGCAAGCAACACAAACTTTGCCTCATTACGCGACAGGATCCTGTCGCAAAACGGGAAAGAATATTGGCGCAGTCTCGAGGAGCACGCCGATACGCCTGAATTCAGAAAATTCATTTCTGAAGAGTACCCGCACGAGATCGAGGAATGGGACAACAGCCTGAGCCGGCGTAACTTCGTTAAGGTGATGGGAGCATCGCTCGCCCTCGCGGGCCTGAGCGGATGCGTTATCCAACCGCCGGAGAAGATCGTGCCGTACGTTCGTCCGGTCGAGGGCCAACTGCCTGGCAAGGCAAATTTCTTCGCAACTGCCATGTCTTTGGGCGGCGTTGCAACGGGCCTTCTGGCAAAATCGTACGAAGGGCGGCCGGTAAAGATCGAGGGAAATCCGGATCATCCGGGCAGCCGCGGTGCGACGGACATTCTCGCTCAGGCTTCTATTCTCGGAATGTACGATCCGGACCGGTCGCAGGAGATCACCTATAGAGGAAACCCGAAAACTTGGGAATCCTTTATGGTGGAGTTTCGTACTTCGATCGAGCAAAATCGAGCTGACGGTGGTTCGGGGGTGCGATTCCTGACCGAAACGGTCACCTCGCCGACGCTGATCGATCAGTTCGCAAAGGTCAAAACCGAACTGCCCAATTCAAAGTGGGTTCAGTACGAGCCGGTTAATCAGGATAACGCCCTTGCGGGTGCGAAACTGGCCTTTGGCTCGCCGGTTCAGACGGTTTACAAGTTTGAAAAAGCTGAGAGAATTCTGTCGCTGGATGCTGACATTTTCTCTGGCTTTAACGTCGCCTACATCAAGGATTTTGCCGCCGGGCGTGCTTTTTCTGAGGAGAAAAAGGAGATCAATCGACTTTATTCGGTCGAAACAACGATAACGATCACCGGAGCTAAGGCAGATCACCGCCTCGCGGTAAAGCCGAGCCAATTCGGCGAGATCGCCAAAGCGATCGCCAAAGCCCTCGGTGTTGCCGGAGCGAATTCGACCTACACGGAAAATGCCGCGTGGATCGCCGCGATGGCGAAAGACCTGCTTGCTCACAAGGGCAAATCGCTGGTCGTTGCCGGTGATAATCAGCCGCCGGTCGTACACGCTCTTGCTCACGCAATGAACGCGGCACTCGGAAATGCTGGTGAGACAGTGACTTACATCGAGCCGCTCGCTCCAGGCTCGGACAAGTCGCAGCTCGACCAACTTCGCGAACTGATCGCCGACATCGACGCCGGAAAGGTCAAGATGCTCGTCATTTTGGGCGGAAATCCGGTTTACAACACGCCTTCCGACCTCAAGCTCAGTCCGGAGCGGATGAAAAAGGCCGGAACGACTGTGCATCTCGGCCAGCACTTCGATGAAACCGCCGAGCAATGCTACTGGCATGTCGGCGAAAAGCATTTCCTCGAAGGATGGAGCGACGCTCGAGCCTACGACGGTACTGCTTCGATCGTTCAGCCGCTGATCGCTCCGCTCTATGACGGTAAGAACGTTCACGAGGTCGTACAACTCTTTTTTAAGGAGAATTTCGATAAAAAAGACCACGACATCGTAAAAGAATACTGGCAGAAAACGGACATTAAGCCCGCAGCAGCAGTCGCTGCAAAGACGGAAGCAAAAGCCGAGCCGAAGGCCGAAGGCAAAGAGGAACCAAAGGCCGATGCAAAGGCTTCGGAAACCACTAAGCCTGCCGAACCTGCTAAAAAAGAGGCCCCGAAAGCGGCAGCCACACCTGCAGCAGTACCGGCGGCCGGTGCTCCGAAGAATTTTGAAGACAACTGGCGTAAAGCTGTGCATGACGGAGTTATTCCGAACACTGCGGCCGCTCCGAAGTCAGTTACCGCAACGACCTCGTTCCTTTCGCAGGCGGAATCAAAGCCGGCCGGCAGCGGAACTGTTGAGATCACGATCCTTCCGGATCCGAGCGTTTATGACGGCCGTTTCGCGAACAACGGATGGCTGCAGGAACTTGCAAACCCGCTTAACAAGGTGACTTGGGAGAACGTTGCCCTGGTTAGCCCGCGAACAGCGGCCAAGCTTGGTGTTAATACCAAGAATGATCCGCGAGAGTTCGCCGGCGGTGCTCAGGGAACAAGCTTTATTAACACGAAGGGCGGTAACTCATTCTCCGATGTCGTCACGATCACCTATCAAGGTGCTGAGATCAAAGACGGTGTGCCAATGTGGGTCGCTCCCGGGCAGCCAGATGATGTGATCACGATCTATATGGGCTATGGCCGTACTCGTGCCGGCAAGATCGGTACGGGGCTTGGCTATAACGCTTTCGACGTGAGGCGTTCGGACGCGATGAATTTCGGTTTCGGCGACATCAAGAAGAGGAATGAGCAGGCGAATGTCGCCTCGACCCAGATCCACTTCAACATGGAAGGCCGCGATCTGCTTCGCATTTGGGATGTCGAAGAATTCGAAAAAGATCCGATGATGGGGCATCAGCACGACGAATATCCGAAGTCGATGTACCCGTACGAACAGCATCAGGCGGTTTACGACAAAAACCACAAGTGGGGAATGTCGATCGATCTAAATTCGTGCGTCGGATGCAACGCCTGCGTTCTTGCATGTCAATCGGAGAACAACATTCCGGTTGTCGGTAAAGAGCAGGTGAGCCGCAGCCGTGAAATGAACTGGATGCGTGTCGATGCTTACTATAGCGGCGATATCAATGACATCGATGGTCCGCATTTCCAACCGGTACTTTGCCAGCAGTGCGAGCAGGCTCCTTGCGAGGTGGTTTGCCCGGTTCACGCAACCGTTCACAGTGCCGAGGGCCTGAACGACATGGTCTATAACCGCTGCGTGGGAACGCGTTACTGTTCTAACAACTGTCCTTACAAGGTCAGGCGTTTCAACTTCCTGCTTTATCAGGATTGGAACACGCCGCAGTACAAACTCATGCGTAATCCGGAGGTTTCGATCAGAAGCCGCGGTGTCATGGAAAAATGTACGTACTGCACACAGCGAATCTCCGCCGCTCGTATCGAGGCTGAAAAGGATGGACGAAAGGTTCGCGACGGTGAGGTTGTGACGGCATGTCAGTCAGCCTGCCCGACCGGTGCGATCATTTTCGGCGATCTGCATGATCCGGAAAGCAAGGTTTCCAAGGCTAAGAAAGATCATCGCGATTACATTTTGTTGAACGAACTGAACACTCAGCCGCGTACGACCTATCTTGCCGGCCTCAAGAATCAGAATAAGGAAATGCCTGATTACAAGGCTCCGGATCCAAAGAAGCACGTAGAGGGACCTAAGGCTGAAACCAAAACGGGGGGCGAAGGGCATTAA